The following are encoded together in the Planctomycetota bacterium genome:
- a CDS encoding LysR family transcriptional regulator — protein sequence MNHNHLYYFWLVGKHCNLTKVARKLGLAQPTVSAQIHALEAQLGTSLLARSGRNIELTEAGQIVYQHADEMFRISEEIPDALAGRFTGQARVLHVGTSDFVPKPIIRKLLEPLLQEDPDVRLVCREWRIDELLAELGLFHLDLVIADRPHPASGKVRTISHPVLESDIALYARPAMARKLRRGFPRSLHGAPMYLPVRSTMLRESLDRWFEASRVVPTVLAEFEDRELMKTFGSGGLAAFPANATIEAEVKSQFGVMRVGRIHGVRETYYAIAAHRRVMHPVVQRLLARATKLLHGEP from the coding sequence ATGAACCACAACCACCTGTACTACTTCTGGCTCGTCGGCAAGCATTGCAATCTCACCAAGGTCGCCCGGAAACTTGGATTGGCCCAGCCGACGGTGAGCGCCCAGATTCATGCTCTCGAAGCGCAGCTCGGCACATCGCTGCTGGCGCGAAGCGGACGCAACATCGAGCTCACGGAGGCGGGGCAGATCGTGTATCAGCACGCCGACGAGATGTTCCGGATTTCCGAGGAGATTCCCGACGCGCTGGCAGGCCGGTTCACGGGCCAGGCGCGAGTGCTGCATGTGGGAACTTCGGATTTTGTGCCGAAGCCGATCATTCGAAAACTACTCGAGCCGCTTCTTCAGGAGGATCCCGATGTGAGGCTGGTGTGCCGCGAGTGGAGAATCGACGAGCTTCTCGCGGAGCTTGGCCTCTTCCACCTCGATCTGGTGATCGCGGACCGGCCCCATCCCGCCAGCGGAAAAGTCCGGACCATCAGCCATCCGGTTCTTGAATCCGACATCGCCCTCTACGCCAGGCCGGCGATGGCGCGCAAACTCCGGCGGGGCTTTCCGCGGTCCCTTCATGGCGCACCGATGTACCTGCCGGTCCGGAGCACCATGCTGCGCGAATCGTTGGACCGCTGGTTCGAGGCCAGCCGCGTCGTGCCGACCGTGCTTGCCGAATTCGAGGATCGTGAGTTGATGAAGACCTTCGGGAGCGGCGGACTGGCCGCGTTTCCGGCGAACGCAACGATCGAAGCGGAGGTGAAATCGCAATTCGGAGTCATGCGCGTCGGGCGGATCCACGGGGTGCGCGAGACGTATTACGCGATTGCCGCGCATCGTCGCGTCATGCACCCGGTCGTCCAGCGTCTGCTTGCCCGCGCGACGAAGCTGCTTCACGGCGAACCCTAG
- a CDS encoding isoprenylcysteine carboxylmethyltransferase family protein yields the protein MRNHEVPGRDSSLRKRTPRWAVYLMLLVVALLYPVMACVVPWLLSSLTPRFGWTENDPATGNLLGLIPIAIGVAGLIWVFSAMLAKVSDLPEFVELEWTSQILMTHGPFAISRNPMFVSGVTLFLGWSIFYGSLLILGVSIVLWLWTNAVKVPREERALEARFGDAFRDYKQSVPRWL from the coding sequence ATGAGAAACCACGAGGTCCCGGGAAGGGATTCCTCGCTCCGCAAGCGAACTCCCCGCTGGGCGGTCTACCTGATGCTGCTGGTCGTCGCGCTGCTCTATCCGGTCATGGCGTGCGTGGTGCCGTGGCTTCTCTCGTCGCTCACGCCGCGTTTCGGCTGGACGGAGAACGACCCCGCGACTGGGAACCTGCTCGGGCTGATTCCGATCGCGATCGGCGTCGCCGGGCTCATCTGGGTGTTCAGCGCAATGCTGGCCAAGGTCTCCGACCTGCCCGAGTTTGTGGAACTGGAATGGACCTCGCAGATTCTCATGACCCACGGCCCCTTCGCCATCTCGCGCAATCCAATGTTCGTCTCCGGAGTGACCCTTTTCCTGGGATGGTCGATCTTCTACGGAAGCCTGCTGATCCTGGGCGTGTCGATCGTCCTGTGGCTCTGGACCAACGCCGTCAAGGTGCCGCGCGAGGAGCGGGCCCTGGAAGCCCGCTTCGGCGATGCGTTTCGCGATTACAAGCAGTCGGTTCCGCGCTGGCTGTGA
- a CDS encoding DUF1801 domain-containing protein, with protein MKPTAETPAGQLRKFIDKYEPTTAALARSTRAALRKRLPTALELVYDNYQFLALGFSATERASDCVVSLAISPKGVALSFYYGASLPDPKKILLGAGNQNRFIRLESAATLAMPAVEALIRAACAIAKTPLPKTGKGRTIIKSVSAKQRPRRPAKKAMAKKTAASKQGR; from the coding sequence ATGAAGCCGACTGCGGAAACTCCGGCCGGGCAGTTGAGGAAGTTCATCGACAAGTATGAGCCGACGACCGCCGCGTTGGCGCGATCGACCCGCGCCGCGCTGCGCAAGCGCCTGCCCACTGCCCTCGAGCTGGTCTACGACAATTACCAGTTCCTCGCTCTCGGCTTCAGCGCAACCGAGCGCGCCTCGGACTGTGTGGTCTCGCTGGCCATCTCGCCCAAGGGAGTCGCGCTCTCGTTCTACTACGGCGCTTCGCTGCCCGATCCGAAGAAGATCTTGCTTGGCGCCGGCAATCAGAATCGCTTCATTCGCCTGGAGAGCGCCGCGACGCTGGCGATGCCTGCGGTGGAAGCCCTGATCCGCGCCGCATGCGCCATCGCCAAGACGCCGCTTCCCAAAACCGGGAAGGGTCGAACCATCATCAAGTCGGTGTCGGCCAAGCAGCGCCCCCGCCGTCCCGCGAAGAAAGCGATGGCCAAGAAAACCGCCGCTTCAAAGCAGGGCAGGTGA
- a CDS encoding diguanylate cyclase has product MPESMPNHPLCELFQITPHEIEAQRAFLGITAEDETRLARIHEVIRDDLDAIVSEFYDHLLRHGELERFLGDPPVLDRLKAAQKKYLLSMGLQSNRLDYFEGRLQIGVNLERAGLQQNWYLGASSVLFDIIGRRLAAIGGLKSGELMALMTTLKKILTLDSGLVVETYYKTATQQLENALQQLTEVQHSLQKVSRLDGLTQVNSRRFLMEALEQEWHRSGRFHRPFTVLFVDLDHFKQVNDKHGHGFGDFVLQQVVQVMHNLLRPADILGRYGGEEFVIGLVEADEKIAEQIAERIRKKISESSFQREEHKASVTVSIGVAAKAEGVERLEVLIERADRALYKAKDAGRNRVCAYR; this is encoded by the coding sequence ATGCCAGAATCCATGCCCAACCATCCGCTGTGTGAGCTCTTTCAGATCACGCCCCACGAGATCGAAGCGCAGCGGGCCTTCCTTGGAATCACGGCGGAGGACGAGACCCGTCTGGCCCGGATCCATGAGGTCATTCGCGACGATCTCGACGCCATCGTCAGCGAGTTCTACGACCATCTGCTGCGCCACGGCGAATTGGAGCGGTTCCTGGGCGATCCGCCGGTTCTGGATCGGCTCAAGGCGGCGCAGAAAAAATACCTGCTCAGCATGGGGTTGCAATCGAATCGACTTGACTATTTCGAGGGCCGGCTCCAGATCGGCGTGAATCTTGAGCGGGCCGGGCTGCAGCAGAACTGGTATCTCGGCGCCTCATCGGTTCTCTTTGACATCATCGGCCGCCGCCTGGCCGCCATCGGCGGATTGAAATCCGGCGAGCTCATGGCACTGATGACCACGCTGAAGAAGATCCTCACGCTGGACTCAGGACTGGTGGTGGAGACCTACTACAAGACCGCGACGCAGCAGCTTGAGAACGCCCTGCAACAGCTCACCGAAGTCCAGCACTCGCTGCAGAAGGTTTCGCGCCTGGACGGCCTGACGCAGGTCAACAGCCGGCGCTTCCTGATGGAGGCGCTGGAGCAGGAGTGGCACCGCAGCGGACGCTTCCACCGTCCCTTCACCGTGCTCTTCGTCGACCTCGACCACTTCAAGCAGGTCAACGACAAGCACGGCCATGGCTTCGGCGATTTCGTGCTGCAGCAGGTGGTGCAGGTCATGCACAATTTGCTGCGGCCGGCGGACATCCTGGGCCGCTATGGCGGCGAGGAGTTCGTCATCGGGCTGGTCGAAGCCGACGAGAAGATCGCCGAGCAGATCGCCGAGCGCATCCGCAAGAAAATTTCCGAAAGCTCCTTCCAGCGCGAGGAGCACAAGGCCTCCGTCACCGTCAGCATCGGCGTGGCCGCCAAGGCCGAGGGAGTGGAGCGGCTCGAAGTCCTGATCGAGAGGGCGGACCGTGCCCTCTATAAGGCCAAGGACGCCGGTCGCAACCGGGTGTGCGCCTACCGATAG
- a CDS encoding methyltransferase domain-containing protein yields MAIDVAPLWEFSDPALSERRFRDALENASGDDALILQTQIARTFGLRKQFVPARELLKDLEPKVAAAGFEAKARHALEFGRTLASAAHPPESTTAEEREQARAWYEKALQHATAGGLDGLAIDSIHMLAFVDTAAADQLTWGQKALAIVQASAQPAAKKWEASVRNNVGYALHRVGRLEEAMAQFEQALRIREQGTNEEAIRSARWMVEWTRRAMDRKHHWEQIYRTKDHRQVSWYADHVQTSIERIRDLNLPKGSPLLDVGGGASTLVDDLVGMGFTNVTVMDLSSAALEIAQSRMGSRATAVHWIEGDLLAHDFGGSRFSLWHDRAVFHFLADEADRTSYRDRAVQALAAGGFLVLSVFADDGPLKCSGLEIKRHGEREIEDFFAEHFKPVAARRSVHLAPGGAEQRFVHLVLQRK; encoded by the coding sequence ATGGCCATTGATGTCGCACCGCTGTGGGAATTTTCCGATCCGGCGCTCAGCGAGAGGCGATTCCGCGACGCGCTTGAAAACGCGTCGGGCGACGACGCCTTGATCCTGCAAACCCAGATCGCCCGAACGTTCGGCCTGCGAAAGCAATTCGTCCCGGCGCGGGAACTGCTGAAGGACCTTGAACCCAAGGTGGCCGCCGCGGGCTTCGAGGCGAAGGCTCGCCACGCGCTTGAGTTTGGAAGGACCCTGGCGTCGGCGGCGCACCCGCCGGAATCGACGACCGCGGAGGAGAGGGAGCAAGCCCGGGCCTGGTATGAGAAGGCGTTGCAACACGCGACCGCCGGTGGATTGGACGGATTGGCCATCGACTCGATCCACATGCTTGCTTTTGTCGACACCGCTGCGGCCGACCAGCTCACATGGGGACAAAAGGCGCTCGCCATCGTCCAGGCGTCCGCACAACCCGCGGCCAAGAAGTGGGAAGCCTCTGTGCGAAACAATGTCGGCTACGCGCTGCACAGGGTCGGCAGGCTCGAGGAAGCCATGGCGCAGTTCGAGCAGGCGCTCCGCATCCGGGAACAGGGCACGAACGAGGAGGCGATTCGATCCGCACGATGGATGGTGGAGTGGACTCGTCGCGCCATGGACCGGAAGCACCATTGGGAGCAGATCTACAGGACGAAGGACCACCGACAGGTCAGCTGGTACGCCGATCATGTCCAGACATCCATCGAACGGATTCGCGATCTCAACCTCCCCAAAGGGTCGCCACTCCTTGACGTGGGCGGCGGCGCCTCGACGCTGGTCGACGACCTCGTGGGGATGGGTTTTACGAATGTCACCGTGATGGATCTCTCGAGTGCGGCCCTGGAGATCGCCCAGTCGCGGATGGGTTCGCGTGCCACAGCCGTTCACTGGATCGAGGGCGATCTGCTCGCGCATGACTTTGGCGGAAGCCGATTCAGCCTCTGGCACGACCGCGCCGTCTTCCACTTCCTCGCCGACGAGGCGGACCGGACGAGCTACCGGGATCGGGCCGTGCAGGCGCTGGCGGCGGGCGGCTTTCTGGTGCTGAGCGTTTTCGCGGATGACGGCCCCTTGAAATGCAGCGGGCTGGAGATCAAGCGACATGGCGAGCGCGAGATCGAGGATTTTTTCGCAGAGCACTTCAAACCCGTCGCCGCCCGACGCTCCGTGCATCTCGCGCCCGGCGGTGCGGAGCAGAGGTTCGTCCATCTGGTCCTGCAAAGAAAATGA
- a CDS encoding formylglycine-generating enzyme family protein, whose product MNFKTSLSALLMACSVVVAAPSAPPATAPSKPGTNAAAPAKPETTPPAVPATAGAAGDLAWAEVLEAKPDPKVVTDADLLSRIAATGLPWRVKDKASGIEMLLVPPGKFMMGASPGDDESAEMEKFLAEKYPEYKYTEHPAHEVTITKPFYLGRTEVTQDQWRKVMLNNPSKFLISDKMKSDSASLKKKDQELVLPVEQVSWDDCQKFCEKTGLRLPTEAQWEYACRAGNPKSRYGEIESIAWSEENAADRTHPVGLKASNALGFQDMIGNVWEWCSDWYQGDYYSACASGVVDPAGPEKGEWNGHVLRGGSWDSRSVGCRASMRRYFAPTLTVNYLGFRAARTP is encoded by the coding sequence ATGAACTTCAAGACTTCATTGTCAGCGTTGTTGATGGCGTGTTCGGTGGTTGTGGCGGCACCCTCGGCGCCTCCAGCAACCGCTCCTTCGAAGCCCGGCACCAATGCCGCGGCCCCCGCGAAGCCTGAAACAACTCCTCCCGCCGTTCCCGCCACAGCCGGCGCCGCCGGCGACCTGGCCTGGGCCGAGGTGCTGGAGGCCAAGCCCGATCCCAAGGTCGTCACCGATGCTGACCTGCTCAGCCGCATCGCCGCCACCGGCCTGCCCTGGCGGGTGAAGGACAAGGCAAGCGGCATCGAGATGCTGCTGGTGCCGCCGGGAAAGTTCATGATGGGCGCCAGTCCCGGCGACGACGAGTCTGCCGAGATGGAGAAGTTTCTTGCCGAGAAATATCCCGAGTACAAGTACACCGAGCATCCCGCTCACGAGGTCACCATCACCAAGCCCTTCTACCTCGGCCGCACCGAAGTGACGCAGGACCAGTGGCGGAAAGTGATGCTGAACAATCCAAGCAAGTTCTTGATCTCCGACAAGATGAAGAGCGATTCGGCAAGCCTGAAGAAAAAGGATCAGGAGCTGGTTCTGCCCGTGGAGCAGGTTTCATGGGATGACTGCCAGAAATTCTGCGAGAAGACCGGCCTGCGGCTGCCCACCGAGGCGCAGTGGGAGTACGCCTGCCGGGCCGGGAATCCCAAATCCCGTTACGGCGAAATCGAATCGATCGCATGGAGCGAAGAAAATGCCGCGGACAGGACTCATCCCGTGGGACTGAAGGCCTCGAACGCACTGGGTTTCCAGGACATGATCGGCAATGTGTGGGAGTGGTGCTCGGACTGGTACCAGGGGGACTACTACTCGGCCTGCGCTTCGGGCGTGGTGGATCCCGCGGGGCCGGAAAAGGGCGAATGGAATGGGCATGTGTTGCGCGGCGGCTCCTGGGACAGTCGCTCGGTGGGATGCCGCGCGTCGATGCGCCGTTACTTTGCGCCCACCCTGACCGTCAACTACCTCGGGTTCCGCGCCGCGAGGACACCCTAG
- a CDS encoding GntR family transcriptional regulator yields MLEISLDSPIPLGDQIVAGIRHLIASGQLKLGDELPPVRQLASDLGVNLNTVARAYRELETSGLAVAARGRGTRVTAVCEAPAGDRSAAARKESAKSASTSSITTALNEAIGRMLTDAKLSGFSPDDVRSCVERMIPRYWPGAASDSSAPRTGDRP; encoded by the coding sequence ATGCTTGAAATCAGCCTGGATTCGCCAATTCCACTGGGTGATCAGATTGTCGCGGGCATTCGACACCTGATCGCCAGCGGCCAATTGAAGCTTGGCGACGAGCTCCCGCCTGTCCGCCAACTGGCATCGGATCTGGGCGTCAACTTGAACACCGTCGCCCGCGCCTACCGCGAACTTGAGACTTCAGGTCTCGCCGTCGCCGCCCGTGGTCGCGGAACGCGCGTCACGGCCGTTTGCGAGGCTCCCGCGGGAGATCGCTCCGCCGCCGCCCGCAAGGAAAGCGCAAAGTCCGCATCCACTTCATCGATCACCACCGCGCTGAATGAAGCCATCGGCCGCATGCTCACGGATGCCAAGCTTTCAGGCTTTTCACCTGACGATGTTCGTTCCTGCGTGGAACGAATGATCCCCCGCTATTGGCCAGGCGCCGCATCCGATTCATCCGCCCCTCGCACAGGAGACCGCCCATGA
- a CDS encoding FTR1 family protein: MDNLPSPPCSTESQCPTACGPGECQRTSKVRTLLVTGAAVVILGVLVWQGVTSGGNPDPLAENISPAAAVMNTGILVFREGLEAILVLAALTASLVRSGRGYAKPVALGAGLSILASVATWFIVVAIIDSINAPALHVQAATGLLAIVVLLVIMNWFFHKLYWAGWICMHERRKQAIIHEPARSERAIFWGLVLLGVTAVYREGFEIVLFLQSLRLRAGESPVLLGTAIGLGLTGIVAVLTFVAQRKLPYRKMLIATGIMLGAVLLVMVGESAQELQQAGWIKTTPVGLPLPEWMGMWFAIFPNVEGLAAQAIAALLVIGSYFLAKRSGGGRRGRGEKIRTTPLVVSARMSSGNSMTMSAATP; the protein is encoded by the coding sequence ATGGATAACTTGCCTTCACCTCCCTGCTCGACCGAATCGCAATGTCCGACCGCGTGCGGTCCAGGCGAATGCCAGCGAACAAGCAAAGTTCGCACATTGCTGGTCACAGGTGCGGCGGTGGTGATCCTGGGCGTGTTGGTCTGGCAGGGAGTCACATCGGGCGGCAACCCTGATCCGCTGGCGGAGAACATTTCGCCCGCCGCCGCCGTGATGAACACCGGCATCCTTGTCTTCCGCGAGGGACTGGAAGCGATCCTCGTGCTCGCCGCGCTGACAGCCAGCCTCGTGCGCTCGGGCCGCGGATACGCCAAGCCGGTGGCGCTGGGTGCGGGCCTGTCGATTCTCGCGTCGGTGGCCACATGGTTCATCGTGGTCGCGATCATCGACAGCATTAACGCCCCCGCCCTTCATGTGCAGGCGGCGACTGGCCTGCTCGCGATCGTGGTCCTGCTGGTCATCATGAACTGGTTCTTCCACAAACTTTACTGGGCTGGGTGGATCTGCATGCACGAGCGCCGCAAGCAGGCGATCATTCACGAGCCGGCACGCAGCGAGCGCGCGATCTTCTGGGGTCTGGTGCTGCTGGGCGTGACGGCGGTGTACCGCGAAGGTTTCGAGATCGTGCTGTTCCTGCAGAGTCTGCGCCTGCGCGCGGGCGAATCGCCGGTGCTGCTTGGAACAGCGATCGGGCTTGGACTCACAGGGATCGTGGCCGTGCTGACATTTGTCGCGCAGCGCAAGTTGCCCTATCGCAAAATGCTCATAGCCACCGGCATCATGCTCGGTGCCGTTTTGCTCGTCATGGTCGGCGAGAGCGCACAGGAACTGCAGCAAGCCGGATGGATCAAGACGACTCCGGTCGGGCTGCCGCTGCCCGAATGGATGGGCATGTGGTTCGCGATTTTCCCGAATGTGGAAGGGCTTGCGGCACAGGCCATCGCGGCGTTGTTAGTCATTGGATCGTACTTCCTCGCCAAGCGCAGCGGCGGTGGGCGCAGAGGTCGTGGCGAGAAAATTCGCACGACCCCTCTAGTGGTCTCAGCCCGCATGTCGTCGGGAAATTCCATGACGATGTCGGCTGCCACGCCATAA
- a CDS encoding helix-turn-helix domain-containing protein, protein MNQEFDLLTARELAKRLRVSTDTVRAWARRGVIPSLRLSPKVIRYKSEEVLSALSIRSAKAVCRGQ, encoded by the coding sequence ATGAATCAGGAATTTGATCTGTTGACGGCCCGAGAGTTGGCAAAGCGTTTGCGCGTTTCAACCGATACGGTCCGAGCGTGGGCGAGGCGGGGAGTCATCCCTTCATTGCGGCTGTCACCCAAAGTCATTCGTTACAAATCCGAAGAAGTGCTGTCCGCGCTTTCGATCAGGTCGGCAAAGGCGGTGTGCCGTGGACAATGA
- a CDS encoding helix-turn-helix domain-containing protein, with product MDNESKKQVSPTLALRPREAARALGIGQRKLWELTKTGVIPSVRIGTCVLYQVSQLEAWLTARASKAGQE from the coding sequence GTGGACAATGAATCAAAAAAGCAAGTTTCTCCAACCCTTGCACTTCGCCCAAGGGAAGCGGCCCGTGCGCTGGGAATTGGTCAAAGGAAACTTTGGGAACTGACCAAGACTGGGGTGATTCCATCCGTGCGGATAGGTACATGCGTCCTCTACCAAGTTTCGCAATTGGAAGCGTGGCTGACTGCGCGAGCGAGCAAGGCAGGTCAAGAATGA
- a CDS encoding AAA family ATPase — protein sequence MKASQGDWLAVNKSLPCPICGKPDWCAQSENGAVRCMRISDPPAGWQLVKRNDDGGTVYRRDGEPDRHANLAGVKTKPAKNSRTYSTLEAAIEAATKFTGGEFVKHWSYERSEGIEAFIVCRFNLKDGSKQFRPIHKCDDGKFIIADPPGLLPLYRLPELQDAARVYVCEGEKAAEAARSIELIATTSAHGSKSAAKSDWQPLAGKDVVILPDNDSAGEIYAANVAGILHGLGCTVRIVTLPDLPKGGDIFDWIEARECIESESLRDEVACLAGAAPVWQPSENQSQSQYGRSEPIIVRLSDVEPEQVAWLWPGRIALGKLTLIAGDPGLGKSFLTLDMAARVSNGMPWPDRPNEANPSGGIVLLSAEDDLADTIRPRLDAANANVSRIQALKAIRSVGGTERMFNLSRDLPNLEVAIKLVGDCRLVVIDPVTAYLGGVDSHKNAEIRGLLAPLGELAARHRVAVVAVTHLNKSGFGPAIYRAMGSLAFAAAARAAWAVSKDKNDPLRRLLLPIKNNIAPDTGGLAYRIEPVGLIGCPVVAWEADPVALSADDALASDRIEGGNRNERNDAVDWLRKALADGPMLAEEVKQQAEQNGISAATLRRAKREAGVEAKREGFGPGAKWYWMLPEHHRCSPQLIDAHPKTVSTNGEIEHL from the coding sequence ATGAAAGCCTCTCAAGGTGATTGGCTTGCCGTGAACAAGTCACTTCCATGTCCGATCTGTGGCAAGCCGGATTGGTGCGCTCAATCGGAAAATGGCGCTGTGCGCTGCATGAGAATCAGCGATCCGCCGGCTGGTTGGCAATTAGTGAAGCGAAATGATGACGGCGGCACGGTGTATCGGCGTGATGGTGAGCCGGATCGACATGCAAACCTTGCCGGCGTGAAAACCAAACCGGCTAAGAATTCCAGGACTTATTCGACACTAGAAGCAGCGATTGAAGCGGCAACGAAATTTACAGGCGGAGAATTTGTGAAACATTGGTCCTATGAACGCAGCGAAGGCATAGAAGCATTCATTGTTTGCCGGTTCAATCTGAAAGATGGGTCAAAGCAATTCCGCCCGATTCACAAGTGCGACGATGGCAAATTCATCATTGCCGATCCCCCTGGTTTGTTGCCGCTGTATCGCTTGCCGGAATTGCAAGACGCGGCGAGAGTCTATGTATGCGAAGGTGAAAAAGCGGCGGAAGCGGCACGGTCAATCGAATTGATCGCAACCACTTCCGCGCATGGATCAAAGAGCGCAGCGAAATCAGACTGGCAACCACTTGCCGGCAAAGATGTAGTGATTCTGCCGGATAACGATTCCGCCGGCGAGATTTACGCTGCGAATGTGGCGGGCATTCTGCATGGTTTGGGATGCACTGTGCGAATTGTGACCCTGCCGGATTTGCCAAAGGGAGGCGATATTTTCGACTGGATCGAAGCGCGGGAATGCATCGAATCAGAATCACTGCGCGACGAAGTGGCGTGTTTGGCCGGGGCAGCGCCTGTCTGGCAACCATCCGAAAATCAATCGCAATCGCAATATGGACGATCTGAACCAATCATTGTGAGGCTTTCGGATGTGGAGCCTGAACAGGTCGCATGGCTTTGGCCCGGTCGAATCGCACTTGGAAAACTAACGCTGATTGCTGGCGATCCGGGTTTAGGGAAATCATTTCTTACCTTGGACATGGCGGCGAGAGTTTCGAATGGGATGCCTTGGCCCGATCGACCCAATGAAGCCAATCCAAGTGGCGGCATTGTGTTACTGAGCGCAGAAGATGATCTAGCGGACACAATCCGGCCACGGCTTGACGCAGCGAATGCGAATGTGAGCCGAATTCAGGCGCTGAAGGCAATCCGTTCAGTTGGCGGCACTGAGCGCATGTTTAACCTTTCCCGTGACCTGCCAAATTTGGAAGTGGCGATCAAATTGGTAGGAGATTGCAGGCTTGTAGTGATTGACCCTGTAACGGCGTACTTGGGTGGCGTGGATTCGCATAAGAATGCAGAGATTCGCGGATTGTTGGCCCCGCTTGGTGAATTGGCGGCGCGGCATCGGGTTGCGGTGGTTGCGGTAACGCACTTGAACAAGAGCGGATTCGGTCCGGCGATCTACCGGGCTATGGGTTCGCTCGCGTTTGCTGCTGCTGCGCGTGCGGCATGGGCAGTAAGCAAAGACAAAAACGACCCGCTCAGGCGGTTGCTACTGCCAATCAAAAATAACATCGCGCCGGATACCGGCGGATTGGCATATCGGATCGAACCTGTGGGTTTGATCGGTTGCCCAGTGGTAGCGTGGGAAGCAGACCCGGTGGCGTTAAGCGCCGATGATGCCTTGGCAAGCGATCGCATTGAAGGCGGTAATAGAAACGAACGAAATGATGCTGTGGATTGGTTACGCAAAGCATTGGCTGACGGCCCAATGCTGGCGGAAGAAGTGAAGCAGCAGGCCGAACAAAACGGTATTAGTGCGGCAACCCTTCGACGCGCCAAGCGTGAAGCCGGGGTAGAGGCAAAGCGAGAGGGGTTTGGTCCAGGTGCGAAATGGTACTGGATGCTTCCCGAACACCATAGATGCTCACCCCAACTCATAGATGCTCACCCTAAAACAGTGAGCACCAATGGAGAAATTGAGCATCTATGA
- a CDS encoding helix-turn-helix domain-containing protein, with translation MTLLDKQKASDTIEPMKISDAVRKAIETSGMSRYELAKRSGVSQAALSKFVNGRGMHIAILDKIAGPLGLRLTVKKSKRKAG, from the coding sequence ATGACACTACTTGACAAACAGAAAGCAAGTGATACAATTGAGCCTATGAAGATCAGCGATGCAGTACGCAAAGCAATCGAAACGAGCGGCATGAGCCGGTACGAACTCGCAAAGCGAAGCGGGGTTTCGCAAGCGGCACTCTCAAAGTTTGTTAATGGCCGGGGTATGCATATCGCGATCCTGGACAAAATCGCCGGCCCGCTGGGTCTACGGCTGACAGTCAAAAAATCCAAACGAAAGGCAGGGTGA
- a CDS encoding DedA family protein: MKCSFHIACLAAVFFFFAAMGTSAISPAELAVHQGQAPAASPPPAVANPQAPSDEHQGGAPAPQMPKWIAEGIDRYGAITVFFAFIISGVGLHLSEDLILIPAGWISANDPRFFWELALAAYAGIVLGDLGWFLMCRTFGTRIVHSRFFKRMFHPRRLLEVKHQIDQRGVVVLIAARFIPGTRTPVITMCGVLHMATWKFMLVEGICVLFSAPLQMAIGWLAFHAAAKAGVTDIFHQIMVAVGVTLAVVIGLWLVHKAIDRRKSKRHPPRAKVAWLRTFRVEAKASSAG, from the coding sequence ATGAAGTGCTCGTTCCACATCGCATGTCTGGCCGCCGTCTTTTTCTTTTTCGCCGCGATGGGGACGAGCGCGATTTCGCCGGCCGAACTCGCGGTTCATCAGGGGCAGGCACCGGCTGCAAGCCCGCCCCCCGCCGTTGCCAATCCGCAGGCTCCGTCGGATGAACATCAGGGCGGCGCTCCCGCCCCGCAAATGCCCAAGTGGATCGCCGAGGGCATCGACCGCTACGGAGCGATCACGGTCTTCTTTGCCTTCATCATCAGCGGCGTCGGCCTGCACCTGAGCGAAGACCTGATCCTGATCCCGGCGGGTTGGATCTCCGCCAACGATCCGCGGTTCTTCTGGGAGCTGGCACTGGCCGCCTATGCCGGCATCGTGCTGGGCGACCTGGGCTGGTTCCTGATGTGCCGCACCTTCGGGACCCGCATCGTGCACAGCCGCTTCTTCAAGCGCATGTTCCATCCGCGGCGTCTGCTGGAGGTGAAGCACCAGATCGACCAGCGCGGCGTGGTGGTGCTGATCGCGGCGCGGTTCATTCCCGGCACCCGGACGCCGGTGATCACCATGTGCGGTGTGCTCCACATGGCGACCTGGAAATTCATGCTGGTCGAGGGGATCTGCGTGCTCTTCTCCGCGCCGCTGCAGATGGCCATCGGCTGGCTGGCTTTTCATGCCGCGGCCAAGGCCGGCGTGACCGACATCTTTCATCAGATCATGGTCGCGGTTGGAGTGACTTTGGCGGTCGTGATCGGACTGTGGCTGGTGCACAAGGCGATTGACCGGCGCAAATCGAAGCGCCATCCGCCGCGGGCCAAGGTGGCCTGGCTGAGGACTTTTCGGGTGGAAGCCAAGGCTTCGTCCGCAGGCTGA